One window of Psychrobacillus sp. FSL H8-0483 genomic DNA carries:
- the lipA gene encoding lipoyl synthase: MTSCKPTKTEHERKPDWLKIKLNTNEEYKGLKKLMRENNLHTVCEEARCPNIHECWGSRRTATFMILGAVCTRACRFCAVKTGLPTELDLAEPERVADSVVIMNLKHVVVTAVARDDLKDGGSEVFAETIRAIRRKNPFTTIEVLPSDMGGIEQNIQNIMDAKPDILNHNIETVRRLTPRVRARAKYDRSLELLRRAKEMQPSIPTKSSLMLGLGETHEEILEVMDDLRANNVDIMTIGQYLQPTKKHLPVLKYYSPAEFGELRKIAMSKGFSHCEAGPLVRSSYHADEQVNAAAKQRQAQGEELLTTQNI; encoded by the coding sequence GTGACATCGTGCAAACCAACAAAAACTGAGCATGAGCGTAAGCCTGATTGGTTAAAAATAAAATTAAATACAAATGAAGAATACAAGGGTCTAAAAAAATTAATGCGTGAAAATAATTTACATACAGTATGTGAAGAAGCGAGATGTCCAAATATCCATGAATGTTGGGGTTCGCGAAGAACAGCAACATTTATGATCTTAGGAGCAGTTTGTACACGTGCATGTCGTTTTTGTGCAGTGAAAACTGGGCTTCCAACTGAGCTAGATTTAGCAGAACCAGAACGTGTTGCAGATTCAGTAGTTATTATGAATTTAAAACATGTAGTTGTTACGGCGGTAGCTCGTGATGATTTAAAAGATGGTGGCTCGGAAGTATTTGCAGAAACAATTCGTGCAATCCGTCGTAAAAATCCATTCACAACAATTGAAGTTTTACCTTCGGATATGGGTGGAATCGAGCAAAACATCCAAAATATTATGGATGCCAAACCGGATATTCTAAATCACAATATTGAAACCGTTCGTCGTTTAACTCCGAGAGTTCGTGCAAGAGCAAAATATGACCGTTCGCTTGAATTACTTCGTCGCGCAAAAGAAATGCAACCAAGTATTCCAACTAAATCATCACTAATGTTAGGTTTAGGGGAAACGCATGAAGAAATTCTAGAAGTTATGGATGATTTACGTGCAAATAACGTGGACATCATGACAATTGGTCAGTATTTACAACCAACTAAAAAGCATTTACCTGTTCTAAAATATTACTCACCTGCTGAGTTTGGTGAGTTACGTAAGATTGCAATGAGTAAAGGATTCTCGCATTGTGAAGCTGGTCCTCTAGTAAGAAGTAGTTATCACGCGGATGAACAAGTGAATGCTGCTGCGAAACAAAGACAAGCACAAGGTGAAGAACTACTAACTACTCAAAATATCTAA
- the yunB gene encoding sporulation protein YunB: protein MLTTQRKLAIFLACFILSVAGVFYYVNVQLTPTYLRYAEVQTNKIASMVISKAINSRTANVLDVNDIIEEVPSDSANMVTTKFNTEIINRVLSDTNSLVQSHLEQAEQGNLSSLPYLDDIEYDKQTMEDQGGVVFFVPMGQATNIPLIGNLGPKIPIRFHVIGNVQSNVVPTIQEFGINNAYVEVSIHIKVNVQIIVPLASKMSVVEQNIPVAMGLVQGQVPYIYTKGEGNSPSVEVPLPLPEK, encoded by the coding sequence ATATTAACAACTCAGCGAAAATTAGCGATTTTTCTTGCATGCTTCATCCTATCGGTTGCGGGAGTTTTTTATTATGTGAATGTACAACTAACTCCAACATATCTTCGCTATGCGGAAGTCCAAACGAATAAAATAGCGTCCATGGTTATTAGTAAAGCCATTAATTCGAGAACGGCTAACGTATTAGACGTAAACGATATTATTGAAGAAGTGCCATCCGATAGTGCAAATATGGTCACAACGAAATTTAATACAGAGATCATTAATCGTGTTCTATCCGATACAAATAGTTTAGTACAATCGCATTTAGAGCAAGCCGAGCAAGGAAATTTATCGAGTTTGCCTTATTTAGATGACATCGAATATGACAAGCAAACGATGGAGGATCAAGGGGGAGTTGTATTTTTCGTGCCGATGGGGCAGGCGACGAATATTCCACTCATTGGTAACTTAGGTCCTAAAATTCCGATAAGGTTTCATGTAATCGGAAATGTCCAATCAAATGTAGTGCCAACCATTCAGGAATTTGGTATTAATAATGCGTATGTAGAGGTCAGTATCCATATAAAAGTAAATGTCCAAATTATCGTTCCATTGGCAAGCAAAATGAGTGTCGTAGAGCAAAATATTCCGGTTGCAATGGGATTAGTGCAAGGGCAAGTACCGTATATTTATACGAAAGGTGAAGGGAATTCTCCATCTGTAGAAGTACCCTTACCGTTGCCAGAAAAATAA
- the sufU gene encoding Fe-S cluster assembly sulfur transfer protein SufU: MASNNLDQLYRQVIMDHYKNPRNKGSIEDGALTIDMNNPTCGDRIHLTLQVEDGVVQNAKFDGEGCSISMSSASMMTQAIKGKNIEEALQLSTIFSDMMLGKEYDDSIDLGDIEALNGVSKFPARIKCATLAWKAMEKGVSEKK; encoded by the coding sequence ATGGCTTCTAATAATTTAGATCAACTATATCGACAAGTAATTATGGATCACTATAAAAATCCTCGTAATAAAGGCAGTATAGAGGATGGAGCTTTAACAATTGATATGAATAACCCAACTTGTGGGGACCGCATACATTTAACACTTCAAGTGGAAGATGGCGTAGTCCAAAACGCTAAGTTTGACGGGGAAGGTTGTTCCATTTCTATGTCTTCTGCATCGATGATGACGCAAGCGATAAAAGGGAAGAACATTGAGGAAGCACTTCAGCTTTCTACCATCTTTTCAGATATGATGCTTGGTAAAGAATACGATGATTCTATTGATCTTGGGGATATTGAAGCATTAAACGGTGTTTCTAAATTCCCTGCACGTATTAAGTGTGCAACACTTGCGTGGAAGGCGATGGAAAAAGGCGTTTCAGAAAAGAAATAA
- a CDS encoding Na+/H+ antiporter NhaC family protein, with amino-acid sequence MENTIFSLVPPLLAIIMVLVTKRVLLSLGVGIVSAAFLVESFAPVDSFILLWESFKTSFWDEGLNTHNIYILLFILLLGVVTAFVSLSGGSEAFAAWAVKRIQTRRGSKLLTVFLGIIIFVDDYFNALAVGQIARPITDSHKVSRAKLAYFIDSTSAPVCVVSPVSSWGAFLISQLGVIFTTHAITEYTPLQAFMLMAPMNFYVIATLSMVFFIAWTDFDILEMKKHEKRAIETGQLFDLEKTNPGDLQGDFPENKYGKVIDLVLPIISLVVVTLLAMFWTGYNLSGREFNLLVIFENMNVPFSLLIGGLTASTLAVLLYLRQFKTNPGANISNVWKALVTGVNSMLPAIFILVFAWALSFLINELETGAFLATLVTENNIPVGVIPFLLFVLTAFMAFATGSSWGSFGILLPIGASIIMAIEPELLLPVLAAVLAGAVFGDHCSPISDTTIMSATGAGVNVIDHVITQLPYAIICAVIAGVGYLVLGLTGSVMIGFISVIVMIVLLFTAWSIRGKKAN; translated from the coding sequence TTGGAGAATACAATTTTTTCTTTAGTACCACCATTATTAGCAATTATTATGGTTTTAGTCACAAAAAGGGTTTTATTATCATTAGGAGTTGGGATTGTTTCCGCTGCGTTTCTTGTAGAGAGTTTTGCTCCTGTAGATTCGTTCATACTCTTATGGGAATCTTTTAAAACTTCTTTTTGGGATGAAGGGTTAAATACGCATAATATTTATATATTACTCTTTATATTGTTATTAGGCGTTGTGACAGCATTTGTTAGTTTGTCTGGTGGGAGTGAGGCATTTGCTGCGTGGGCGGTAAAAAGAATTCAGACAAGACGTGGTTCAAAGCTACTTACTGTATTTTTAGGAATCATCATATTTGTAGATGATTATTTTAATGCACTAGCAGTTGGACAAATTGCAAGACCTATTACTGATTCACATAAAGTATCACGTGCAAAGCTGGCTTATTTTATCGATTCTACTTCTGCACCAGTTTGCGTGGTATCACCAGTTTCCAGCTGGGGCGCTTTTTTAATTTCACAGCTAGGGGTTATTTTTACGACACACGCAATAACTGAGTATACACCCTTACAGGCATTTATGTTAATGGCGCCAATGAATTTTTATGTAATTGCAACTCTATCCATGGTATTTTTTATTGCATGGACAGACTTTGATATATTAGAGATGAAAAAACATGAAAAAAGAGCGATAGAAACAGGTCAACTATTCGACTTGGAGAAAACAAATCCAGGGGATCTTCAAGGGGATTTCCCGGAAAATAAATATGGTAAAGTAATTGACCTAGTACTGCCTATCATTTCATTAGTTGTTGTAACACTATTAGCCATGTTTTGGACAGGCTACAACCTGTCTGGAAGAGAATTTAATCTACTGGTGATTTTTGAAAATATGAATGTTCCATTTTCTCTACTTATCGGAGGATTAACAGCAAGTACTTTAGCTGTATTATTGTATTTACGTCAATTTAAAACAAATCCGGGTGCTAACATTAGCAATGTATGGAAAGCTCTAGTCACAGGTGTTAACTCTATGCTACCAGCAATCTTTATACTCGTATTTGCGTGGGCATTGTCATTTTTAATCAATGAATTAGAAACAGGTGCGTTTTTAGCTACGTTGGTAACGGAAAACAATATCCCAGTTGGGGTCATTCCTTTCCTATTATTTGTCTTAACAGCGTTTATGGCATTTGCAACAGGTTCGTCATGGGGGTCTTTCGGGATTTTATTACCAATTGGAGCAAGTATTATAATGGCCATAGAACCCGAATTATTATTGCCAGTTCTTGCAGCTGTATTGGCTGGAGCAGTTTTTGGAGACCATTGCTCTCCTATTTCAGATACTACGATTATGTCAGCAACTGGAGCAGGGGTAAATGTCATTGACCACGTTATAACACAATTACCATACGCCATTATTTGCGCCGTAATTGCTGGCGTTGGCTATTTAGTTTTAGGATTGACAGGGTCTGTAATGATTGGTTTTATATCAGTTATAGTCATGATTGTACTATTATTTACTGCTTGGAGTATTAGAGGTAAAAAAGCCAATTAA
- a CDS encoding TIGR01457 family HAD-type hydrolase, which translates to MLSYKAYCLDLDGTVYRGKTPIKEAVDFVQYLQSKGVEPFFVTNNSSMTQKKLQEKLAIMDVHTDQDHIISSSIAAANYMDEYYHGKSVFMIGESGLQDALDSKQIVITEDIGDVVVMGIDRAINYEKLATACLSVRAGATFISTNSDHAFPNERGLVPGNGAFTKLVEHSTGVEPIFMGKPQPYMLELIQKKYGFKKEEMIMIGDNYQTDILTGIRMGIHTAHVNSGVNRTEEVQLQREQPTYFLQSLLEWTK; encoded by the coding sequence ATGTTAAGCTATAAGGCTTACTGTCTAGACCTGGATGGAACTGTGTATAGAGGTAAAACGCCAATAAAAGAAGCAGTGGATTTTGTGCAGTATTTGCAAAGTAAAGGGGTGGAGCCTTTTTTTGTGACGAATAATTCTTCCATGACCCAAAAAAAACTGCAAGAAAAGCTAGCGATAATGGATGTACATACGGATCAAGATCATATTATTTCTTCTTCGATTGCGGCAGCGAATTATATGGATGAATACTATCATGGAAAGTCAGTATTTATGATTGGAGAAAGTGGTTTACAAGATGCGCTTGATTCTAAACAAATAGTCATTACGGAAGATATTGGTGATGTGGTTGTTATGGGGATTGATCGCGCCATTAACTACGAAAAGCTTGCAACTGCTTGTCTTTCGGTTCGTGCGGGAGCAACCTTTATTTCTACCAATAGTGATCATGCATTTCCAAACGAAAGAGGACTTGTTCCTGGAAATGGTGCTTTTACAAAGTTAGTAGAGCATTCCACTGGTGTAGAGCCAATATTTATGGGGAAACCTCAGCCTTACATGTTAGAGCTTATACAAAAGAAGTATGGATTTAAAAAAGAAGAAATGATTATGATTGGAGACAATTATCAAACAGATATATTGACGGGCATCCGTATGGGTATTCATACAGCACATGTGAATAGTGGTGTAAATCGTACAGAAGAAGTGCAATTGCAGAGAGAACAGCCAACGTATTTCCTACAATCGTTATTGGAGTGGACAAAATAA
- a CDS encoding DUF3055 domain-containing protein produces the protein MERFFLYDDVEDTKTRFVGFTGDSQRYDLAILQSSRFFGKVLVMDIQYGRAAILGSDDLEEPGYLEHVYNRTEEEAEELRDYLRELLS, from the coding sequence GTGGAACGATTTTTTTTATACGATGATGTAGAAGATACGAAAACAAGATTTGTTGGATTTACAGGAGATTCTCAACGATATGATTTAGCAATTTTACAAAGCTCTCGTTTTTTTGGGAAAGTGCTTGTTATGGATATTCAATATGGTCGAGCAGCCATTTTAGGTTCAGACGATTTAGAAGAACCAGGCTATCTCGAACATGTATATAATAGAACAGAAGAAGAAGCAGAAGAACTAAGAGACTACTTAAGAGAATTACTCAGCTAA
- a CDS encoding YutD family protein encodes MIVVEGFTYEVLEDYRDAFKEDAFLDRYSEILSKYDYIMGDWGYGQLRLKGFFEDRNHKATFDTKISTMKDYLYEYCNFGCAYFILKKTGVAPKMAPLEINETLEQDHS; translated from the coding sequence ATGATAGTTGTGGAAGGTTTTACTTATGAAGTATTAGAAGATTACCGAGATGCATTTAAAGAAGATGCTTTTTTGGATCGGTATAGCGAAATCTTATCGAAGTATGACTATATTATGGGTGACTGGGGATATGGACAGCTTCGTTTAAAAGGATTTTTCGAGGATCGTAATCATAAAGCAACATTTGATACGAAAATAAGTACCATGAAAGATTATTTGTATGAGTATTGTAATTTTGGTTGTGCTTATTTTATTCTCAAAAAAACAGGAGTTGCCCCAAAAATGGCTCCACTAGAAATTAATGAAACCCTTGAGCAAGATCATTCGTGA
- a CDS encoding bifunctional UDP-sugar hydrolase/5'-nucleotidase — MRETIHIYHTNDLHSHLENWPTIHQFLSERRKNHGPTDSYLTLDIGDHIDRSNIYTEGTLGKGNVQLLNDAEYDYITIGNNEGITLSHEELDTLYAEAKFEVIVSNFTDLKGNIPSWVLPYKIHTTPSGIKIGLVAATADFGEYYEKLGWSIQNPMDRLKEVCKEIGTSVDILICMSHLGISLDETMSVEIPEIDLILGSHTHHIFEEGKVIGNTLQAATGKFGMYVGHVTIEYDLESKKIVSRQATLYPTDNLPVPKEAELQLEKWEQIGNQNLSSIVFENRSLLAKEWFSGSDLSSFFGKALIAFTNADCAMFPAGIFLTDLPKGPISASDLHGCLPHPINPCVITLTGSELLEIIETSKNDKWPSLEVKGLGFRGKYLGSMLYEQLVENEFGDLFIKDELLNLDNIYTLATLDMFTFGYFFPTLKFANKQYFMPEMIRDVVKWYGKIEERIYLS, encoded by the coding sequence ATGAGAGAGACAATACATATTTATCATACGAATGATTTGCATAGTCATTTAGAAAACTGGCCTACTATTCATCAGTTTCTCTCAGAACGCCGAAAAAATCACGGACCAACTGATTCCTATCTTACGCTAGATATCGGGGACCATATAGATAGATCGAATATTTATACTGAAGGCACTCTTGGAAAAGGGAATGTCCAACTACTAAATGATGCGGAATACGATTACATAACGATTGGTAACAATGAAGGTATAACGCTGAGTCATGAGGAGCTGGACACTTTATATGCCGAGGCTAAATTTGAAGTCATCGTGTCTAATTTTACTGACTTAAAAGGAAATATTCCCTCTTGGGTACTTCCGTATAAAATTCATACCACCCCCTCAGGAATTAAAATTGGTCTTGTCGCTGCAACTGCTGATTTTGGGGAGTATTATGAAAAATTAGGTTGGTCAATCCAAAATCCAATGGATCGCTTGAAGGAAGTTTGTAAGGAAATCGGAACTAGCGTAGATATTCTAATTTGTATGTCCCATTTAGGCATTTCTCTGGATGAAACAATGTCCGTAGAAATACCTGAAATAGATCTTATTTTAGGTTCTCATACTCATCATATATTTGAGGAAGGGAAAGTAATAGGGAATACATTACAAGCTGCTACGGGCAAATTTGGTATGTACGTGGGGCATGTGACGATAGAATATGACCTAGAAAGTAAAAAAATTGTATCTAGGCAAGCGACCTTGTATCCTACGGATAATTTACCGGTTCCTAAAGAGGCAGAACTTCAGTTAGAAAAATGGGAGCAAATAGGGAATCAGAATCTTTCCTCTATTGTATTCGAAAATCGCTCTCTATTAGCAAAGGAATGGTTTAGTGGTTCTGACTTATCTAGTTTTTTTGGAAAGGCGTTAATTGCTTTTACTAATGCTGACTGTGCTATGTTTCCCGCAGGTATCTTTTTAACGGATTTACCTAAAGGTCCTATTTCGGCTAGTGATTTACATGGTTGTCTACCACATCCTATTAATCCGTGTGTGATTACATTGACCGGATCAGAGTTACTAGAAATAATAGAGACCTCTAAAAATGATAAATGGCCGAGTCTAGAAGTGAAAGGGCTTGGTTTCCGTGGGAAATATTTAGGTTCCATGCTGTATGAACAACTTGTAGAAAATGAATTCGGTGACCTTTTTATTAAGGATGAATTGTTGAATCTCGATAACATATATACGCTAGCTACGCTGGATATGTTTACATTTGGCTATTTCTTTCCTACGTTAAAGTTTGCGAATAAGCAATATTTTATGCCAGAGATGATTCGTGATGTTGTAAAATGGTATGGAAAAATAGAAGAACGTATATATTTGTCATGA
- a CDS encoding DUF72 domain-containing protein codes for MIQIGLTGWGDHPDLYTSSAKQKLQDYCAHFPVVELDAAFYAIQPIKNSLKWINETPENFQFIVKAYQGITGHLRGEFPFNSQEEMFELYRQSIIPFQKAGKLSMILVQFPPWFQCEKENVAYIRKVREELKDFEVVIEFRHQSWYAQEYRKSTLQFLKENSFHHSVCDEPQVGDGSIPLVPVATSSKVLVRLHGRNTYGWLNPGNNEKWREVRYLYDYNKEELTYIQNVCEQLQKQAKEVIVLFNNNSGGHAAKNAKSFQQMLGIEFNGLAPKQLDLFEGGL; via the coding sequence ATGATTCAAATTGGTTTAACGGGTTGGGGAGATCATCCTGACTTATATACATCATCTGCTAAGCAAAAACTTCAGGATTATTGTGCTCATTTCCCTGTCGTGGAATTAGATGCTGCCTTTTATGCCATTCAACCTATTAAAAATAGCTTAAAATGGATAAACGAGACTCCTGAAAACTTTCAATTTATTGTGAAGGCGTATCAGGGTATTACAGGTCATTTACGAGGAGAATTTCCGTTTAATTCGCAAGAAGAAATGTTCGAGCTATACCGACAGTCTATTATCCCTTTTCAAAAGGCTGGAAAACTTTCGATGATATTAGTTCAATTTCCTCCATGGTTTCAATGTGAGAAGGAAAACGTCGCTTATATTCGAAAAGTTAGAGAAGAACTAAAGGACTTTGAGGTGGTCATTGAGTTCCGCCATCAATCTTGGTATGCACAAGAGTATAGAAAATCTACCCTTCAATTTTTAAAAGAAAATTCTTTTCACCATAGTGTTTGTGATGAACCACAGGTTGGAGATGGGAGTATTCCATTAGTACCAGTCGCTACCTCAAGTAAAGTACTTGTTCGATTACACGGAAGAAATACATACGGTTGGCTTAACCCAGGTAATAACGAAAAATGGAGAGAAGTTCGATATTTATATGACTATAATAAGGAAGAGTTAACATATATCCAAAACGTTTGTGAGCAATTACAGAAGCAAGCAAAGGAAGTTATCGTATTATTTAATAATAATTCGGGTGGGCATGCTGCAAAGAATGCAAAATCATTTCAGCAAATGCTTGGAATTGAGTTTAATGGATTAGCACCAAAACAATTAGATCTATTCGAAGGAGGATTGTAA
- the sufB gene encoding Fe-S cluster assembly protein SufB: MAKKMPEIGDYKYGFHDKDVSIFRSKRGLTKDIVEEISRMKNEPQWMLDYRLKALEIFYSKPMPQWGGDLGSLNFDEITYYVKPSEQTEKSWDEVPEEIKATFDKLGIPEAEQKYLAGVSAQYESEVVYHNMKQELQDLGIVFKDTDSALRENEDIFKKHWGTVIPSSDNKFSALNSAVWSGGSFIYVPPGVKVETPLQAYFRINSENMGQFERTLIIVDEGASVHYVEGCTAPVYTTNSLHSAVVEIIIKKDAYCRYTTIQNWANNVYNLVTKRAVCDANATMEWIDGNIGSKLTMKYPAVILKGEGARGMTLSIAIAGKGQHQDAGAKMMHLAPNTSSTIVSKSISKQGGKVTYRGIVHFGRKATGARANIECDTLIMDNQSTSDTIPYNEILNDNISLEHEAKVSKVSEEQLFYLMSRGLSEEEATEMIVMGFIEPFTKELPMEYAVEMNRLIKFEMEGSIG; this comes from the coding sequence ATGGCAAAAAAAATGCCTGAAATTGGCGATTATAAATATGGCTTCCACGATAAAGACGTATCCATTTTCCGTTCAAAACGTGGTTTAACGAAAGATATCGTTGAAGAAATCTCACGTATGAAAAATGAACCACAATGGATGTTAGATTATCGTTTAAAAGCTTTAGAAATTTTCTACTCAAAACCAATGCCACAATGGGGTGGAGATTTAGGGTCATTGAATTTTGATGAAATTACGTATTACGTGAAACCATCAGAACAAACAGAAAAATCATGGGATGAAGTACCAGAGGAAATCAAAGCAACATTTGATAAACTGGGAATTCCAGAAGCTGAACAAAAATACCTTGCAGGTGTTTCTGCACAGTATGAATCAGAGGTTGTTTACCACAACATGAAACAAGAGCTTCAAGATTTGGGAATCGTATTTAAAGATACGGACTCTGCTCTTCGTGAAAATGAAGATATTTTCAAGAAGCACTGGGGAACAGTTATTCCATCATCAGATAATAAATTCTCTGCACTTAACTCGGCAGTATGGTCGGGTGGATCATTTATCTATGTACCACCAGGCGTAAAAGTGGAAACACCACTTCAAGCATACTTCCGTATTAACTCAGAAAACATGGGTCAATTCGAGCGTACGCTAATCATTGTAGACGAAGGCGCATCCGTACATTATGTGGAAGGATGTACAGCACCAGTTTACACAACAAACTCACTTCATAGTGCAGTTGTTGAAATCATTATCAAAAAAGATGCTTATTGCCGTTACACTACCATCCAAAACTGGGCAAACAACGTATATAACTTAGTTACAAAACGTGCTGTTTGTGATGCAAATGCTACAATGGAATGGATTGATGGTAATATCGGTTCTAAATTAACAATGAAATACCCAGCTGTTATCCTTAAAGGAGAAGGCGCACGTGGTATGACTCTTTCTATCGCGATCGCTGGTAAAGGACAACACCAAGATGCTGGTGCAAAAATGATGCATTTAGCTCCAAATACTTCTTCTACAATTGTTTCGAAATCAATTTCTAAACAAGGTGGTAAAGTAACATACCGTGGTATCGTTCATTTTGGACGTAAAGCAACGGGAGCTCGTGCAAACATTGAATGTGATACATTGATCATGGATAATCAGTCTACTTCTGATACAATTCCATACAACGAAATCTTAAACGATAACATTTCTCTAGAGCACGAAGCGAAAGTTTCGAAAGTATCTGAGGAACAATTATTCTACTTGATGAGTCGTGGACTTAGTGAAGAAGAAGCAACTGAAATGATCGTAATGGGCTTCATCGAGCCATTCACAAAAGAACTTCCAATGGAATATGCGGTAGAAATGAACCGATTAATCAAATTTGAGATGGAAGGCTCTATCGGTTAA
- a CDS encoding DUF86 domain-containing protein → MYFVDRKKIAMTLAHMKELLVLIDQKTDWHKDELSKLAFERVGQNMIESIIDVGNSMIDGFIMRDPGGYDDIIDILTDENVITPEMDAPIKEVIEFRKELVRSFYSVDHKKLEHILVSNLVYLKQFPEKVESYLVNELGPVSAFLPEDSNVKL, encoded by the coding sequence ATGTATTTTGTGGATCGAAAAAAAATTGCAATGACTTTAGCACATATGAAAGAATTGCTTGTATTAATAGACCAAAAAACAGATTGGCATAAAGATGAATTATCAAAATTAGCGTTCGAACGAGTTGGCCAAAATATGATTGAATCGATTATTGATGTAGGGAATTCGATGATTGATGGTTTTATCATGAGGGATCCTGGTGGCTACGATGATATTATCGACATTTTAACTGATGAGAATGTGATTACCCCTGAAATGGATGCTCCTATCAAAGAAGTGATCGAATTTCGAAAAGAACTTGTGCGTAGTTTTTATTCCGTTGATCATAAAAAATTAGAACATATACTTGTATCCAACTTAGTGTATTTAAAACAATTTCCTGAAAAAGTAGAAAGCTATTTGGTAAATGAACTTGGTCCAGTTTCTGCTTTTCTACCGGAGGATTCGAATGTTAAGCTATAA
- a CDS encoding sulfite exporter TauE/SafE family protein translates to MEWFLLVVSGLFSGIIGALVGLGGGVILVPVVLFFGTTLDLIPNITPQSVVGLSVVMMIFTGLSSTLSYMKTKTVDFKSGGIFFIGSIPGTILGAWVNKGLDLPSFNLYFGILLVVLSMLLLVRNYLKPVHWFVENGKKRTFKDENSTYVYGYPIWFALILTFAVGFASGLFGIGGGSIIVPAMILLFLFPPHVAIGTSMFMVFLSSIVNSITHISLGNVPWLYTIPVIPAAYIGAKIGARLNKKLNSETLVLALRIVLLLLGIRSIIDGLL, encoded by the coding sequence ATGGAATGGTTTTTATTAGTAGTAAGTGGACTTTTTTCTGGTATTATTGGAGCTTTAGTGGGTCTTGGCGGAGGCGTTATCTTAGTACCAGTAGTACTATTTTTTGGCACTACTCTCGATTTAATTCCTAATATTACTCCACAAAGTGTGGTAGGATTATCTGTCGTGATGATGATCTTTACTGGACTCTCATCTACCCTTTCTTATATGAAAACGAAAACAGTCGATTTCAAAAGTGGAGGTATTTTCTTTATTGGAAGTATACCTGGAACAATTTTGGGTGCTTGGGTGAATAAAGGATTAGACTTACCTTCCTTTAATTTGTACTTTGGTATTTTACTTGTGGTCTTATCTATGCTATTGCTTGTTCGTAATTATTTGAAGCCAGTCCATTGGTTTGTCGAGAATGGCAAGAAAAGAACATTCAAAGATGAGAATAGTACATATGTATATGGGTATCCTATTTGGTTTGCACTTATATTAACGTTTGCAGTTGGTTTTGCATCCGGGTTATTTGGTATTGGTGGAGGTTCGATTATCGTACCAGCAATGATTTTATTATTCCTATTTCCACCACACGTAGCAATTGGGACGTCAATGTTCATGGTGTTCCTTTCGTCGATCGTCAATTCAATAACGCATATTTCGTTAGGAAATGTACCTTGGTTATACACAATTCCAGTTATTCCAGCTGCTTATATTGGAGCAAAAATTGGAGCAAGATTAAACAAAAAGTTAAACTCAGAAACACTTGTTTTGGCACTTCGTATCGTACTGCTATTACTTGGTATTCGCTCTATTATCGATGGATTATTATAA
- a CDS encoding YuzB family protein, whose amino-acid sequence MNPMVEFCISNLANGSQEAFEILEQDPNLDVLEYGCLSYCSLCSETLFAIVNGDVVEGESSADLVAKIYAYIEENPLF is encoded by the coding sequence ATGAATCCTATGGTTGAATTTTGTATAAGCAACCTTGCAAATGGTTCTCAAGAAGCTTTTGAAATTTTAGAACAAGATCCGAATTTAGATGTACTTGAATATGGCTGTTTAAGCTATTGTTCCTTGTGCTCTGAAACTTTATTCGCCATTGTGAATGGCGATGTGGTGGAAGGCGAATCTTCAGCTGATCTTGTAGCTAAAATATATGCATATATTGAAGAAAATCCATTATTTTAA